One genomic window of Pagrus major chromosome 22, Pma_NU_1.0 includes the following:
- the mtfr2 gene encoding mitochondrial fission regulator 2 has translation MSVVEDVLDVLRIVLEYFGVSPDMLVPVWDSQLCGQYRSIVRMIGTNLPLAPQPRVHFQVPLLKPHGYVDIPADTPAIPSFADVLWVLEDEGDSFAKTRNHLPPKKQSTVNRDMVRYPGPVLNQAQRGGRSVRQATNPDALKKITLLENELLKLRAQIAMIVTAAPAPGLIESQNAPGTPLMSPSALPVLTSTPRCGAPPPPPPPPPPPCLNSSTEKVSVLDLIRQRRKNEKGLDKGQLKPQESGLEVKGMPSMLDVLKDLNQVKLRSVERSPGGTPVRRRRSKGGAASLSDPAALIAEALKRKFAQHRHNNSSDKENSLELSPFGSPETPKVPLHIRRSQGRLHL, from the exons ATGTCTGTAGTAGAGGATGTCCTGGATGTGCTGCGCATCGTCCTGGAGTACTTTGGAGTGTCTCCAGATATG CTGGTTCCAGTGTGGGACAGTCAGCTGTGCGGTCAGTATCGCAGCATTGTGCGGATGATTGGGACAAACCTCCCGCTGGCACCTCAACCACGTGTCCACTTTCAG GTCCCTCTGCTTAAGCCCCATGGTTATGTCGACATCCCCGCGGACACACCAGCCATTCCCTCATTCGCTGACGTACTCTGGGTGCTTGAGGACGAGGGGGACAGCTTTGCCAAGACCAG GAACCATTTGCCTCCAAAGAAGCAAAGTACTGTAAATCGGGACATGGTGAGATACCCCGGACCGGTCCTGAATCAAGCCCAGAGAGGAGGCAGATCTGTACGGCAGGCTACTAATCCAGACGCCCTGAAGAAGATCACACTATTGGAAAACGAGCTGCTCAAACTGCGAGCTCAGATAGCCATGATTGTTACTGCTGCTCCGGCTCCAG GTCTGATCGAGTCCCAGAATGCACCAGGCACGCCTCTGATGTCTCCTTCCGCTCTTCCAGTTCTTACCTCCACACCACGCTGTGGtgctcctccaccacctccacctccacctcctcctccctgtctaAACTCCTCCACTGAGAAAGTCTCTGTATTAGACCTGATCCGTCAGCGCAGGAAGAACGAGAAAGGCCTCGACAAGGGGCAGCTCAAGCCTCAAGAGTCGGGCTTGGAAGTTAAAGGGATGCCTTCTATGCTGGATGTTCTTAAGGACTTAAATCAAGTTAAATTACGTTCAGTGGAGAG ATCCCCAGGAGGCACGCCAGTCAGAAGGAGACGCAGTAAGGGAGGTGCAGCATCTCTCAGTGACCCAGCTGCTCTTATTGCTGAAGCACTAAAGAGAAAGTTTGCCCAGCATCGCCATAACAATTCCTCTGACAAAGAGAACTCACTGGAACTGTCACCTTTCGGCAGTCCTGAAACACCCAAG GTTCCTCTTCATATCAGACGCAGTCAGGGTCGCCTCCACCTCTGA
- the armc1l gene encoding armadillo repeat containing 1, like codes for MMDALSVVSQLRDLASEPQNREVIVQDQGCLPGLVLFLDHQNPDVLFATLQTLRYLAELSPNISTMKNELGMMVSLENLIGREGLSVDISALAQEVFDILNAPANPVPRTAERQQRKKSQFFINTSNKKAKSVTLHIQGLDSTDQRGLCEEALLKVRGVISFTFQMASKRCTVRIRSDLPTESLASAIASTKVLSAQQVVKNEAGEEVLIPLQSSGVEVQQNSAIPDYLPEEEESPEREVDRAISRTTAKDSSSGSWLNSAASFLTKTFYW; via the exons ATGATGGATGCACTGTCAGTGGTGAGTCAGCTGCGGGATCTGGCTTCTGAGCCGCAGAACCGAGAGGTGATAGTCCAGGACCAGGGCTGTCTCCCCGGACTGGTTCTCTTCCTGGACCACCAGAACCCAGACGTGCTATTTGCAACTCTTCAG ACCCTGCGCTACTTGGCTGAGTTGTCCCCCAACATCTCCACCATGAAGAATGAACTGGGTATGATGGTGAGCTTGGAGAACCTAATTGGGAG GGAGGGACTGTCTGTTGACATCTCGGCCTTGGCCCAGGAGGTGTTTGACATTCTGAATGCACCTGCTAATCCCGTGCCACGCACAGCTGAGAGGCAGCAGAGAAAGAAATCCCAGTTCTTTATAAACACCTCCAACAAGAAGGCCAAATCTGTCACTCTGCACATCCAGGGGCTGGACAGCACT GACCAGCGAGGCTTGTgtgaggaggctcttctgaagGTCAGAGGAGTGATCAGCTTCACCTTCCAGATGGCTTCCAAGAGATGTACTGTCCGTATCCGCTCAGACCTGCCCACTGAG AGTTTGGCATCAGCCATCGCTTCCACCAAAGTGTTGTCAGCCCAACAGGTGGTGAAGAACGAGGCAGGAGAAGAG GTTTTAATCCCTCTGCAGTCATCTGGAGTGGAAGTGCAGCAAAACTCAGCTATACCAGACTACctcccagaggaggaggagagcccAGAGAGGGAGGTCGACCGAGCAATTTCTCGCACCACAGCGAAGGACAGTTCTAGTGGAAGCTGGCTCAACAGCGCCGCCAGCTTCCTCACCAAAACATTCTACTGGTGA